One Sphingopyxis macrogoltabida genomic region harbors:
- a CDS encoding NYN domain-containing protein, whose product MTDTPDGSDRARVVADRKIALLIDADNVSHNKIAAMLAELSKYGTANIRRAYGNWASDSLKGWKDKLHEFAIRPIQQFNYSTGKNATDIALVIDAMELLYTQKLDAFCLASSDADFTPLVMQLRANGHEVYGFGERKTPSPFVNACTTFLYLDNLEGIDAPTTPAEPAVAKAPKAKEPAKAGTPPAKATNKKLAQDTKLVTILRGAVEASARDDGWASMSSAGSAVKRQAPIDPRNYGAKNFPALFEATGLFEIVKGEGGQSFVADKRNRDRAARPASQ is encoded by the coding sequence ATGACCGATACGCCTGATGGATCTGATCGCGCTCGCGTAGTCGCGGATCGCAAGATCGCATTGCTGATCGACGCCGACAATGTCTCCCACAATAAGATCGCAGCCATGCTGGCTGAACTATCAAAATATGGAACCGCGAATATTCGGCGCGCCTATGGCAACTGGGCAAGCGACAGCCTCAAGGGCTGGAAGGACAAGCTTCACGAATTTGCGATCCGGCCGATCCAGCAGTTCAACTATTCCACCGGAAAGAATGCCACCGACATCGCCTTGGTGATAGACGCGATGGAACTTCTGTACACGCAAAAGCTCGACGCCTTCTGCCTCGCGTCGAGCGATGCCGACTTCACACCTCTCGTCATGCAGCTCCGGGCCAACGGCCATGAAGTCTACGGTTTCGGCGAACGCAAAACCCCAAGCCCTTTTGTCAACGCCTGCACGACTTTCCTCTATCTCGACAACCTCGAAGGCATCGACGCGCCGACCACACCAGCCGAGCCAGCCGTAGCGAAGGCGCCAAAAGCGAAAGAGCCGGCCAAGGCTGGTACGCCGCCCGCTAAGGCGACCAACAAGAAACTCGCGCAGGACACCAAACTGGTGACGATTCTCCGCGGAGCGGTCGAGGCGTCGGCGCGCGACGACGGATGGGCGTCGATGTCCTCGGCCGGTAGCGCAGTTAAGCGGCAGGCGCCGATCGACCCAAGAAATTATGGGGCCAAGAACTTTCCAGCGCTCTTCGAGGCGACTGGGCTGTTCGAGATCGTCAAGGGTGAGGGCGGCCAGAGCTTTGTCGCCGACAAGAGAAACAGAGACCGAGCGGCGAGACCGGCATCCCAATAG
- a CDS encoding cation transporter, which translates to MAGATHRAAAGGGADDPEERRTLWIVLLLNAAIAGGFFVSGFFADSSALVANGVDNSADVAVYAISLAALGRGDQWKTRAAKASGAMLLLFAVAILVDVARRYLQGSEPIGATMMIMSAIAAVVNYICLRLLQRLEKPDVNLRAATTFSFNDFVSNGGILVAGALVLWLGSNWPDLLVGLATAGIAIKGGIEILRDARSEEKTATGGPT; encoded by the coding sequence ATGGCCGGGGCTACCCATCGTGCCGCCGCCGGGGGCGGTGCCGATGACCCGGAAGAACGCCGGACGCTATGGATCGTTCTCCTGCTTAATGCAGCGATCGCCGGTGGATTCTTTGTCAGCGGCTTTTTCGCAGACTCCAGCGCGCTGGTAGCGAACGGGGTCGATAATAGCGCCGATGTCGCTGTTTACGCGATCAGCCTCGCGGCGCTCGGTCGCGGCGACCAGTGGAAGACGCGGGCGGCAAAGGCGTCGGGCGCGATGCTCCTGCTGTTTGCCGTCGCAATCCTTGTTGACGTCGCCCGCCGCTATCTCCAGGGGAGCGAACCCATCGGCGCGACGATGATGATCATGTCCGCCATTGCCGCGGTCGTGAATTATATCTGCCTGCGCTTGCTGCAACGGTTGGAGAAACCCGACGTAAACCTCCGCGCAGCGACGACGTTCAGTTTCAACGACTTCGTGTCGAACGGCGGCATTCTTGTCGCAGGTGCACTCGTCTTGTGGCTCGGCAGCAACTGGCCCGATCTGCTCGTTGGCCTCGCGACCGCAGGGATCGCGATCAAGGGCGGCATCGAAATCCTGCGCGACGCGCGCAGCGAGGAAAAAACCGCAACAGGCGGGCCGACCTAG
- a CDS encoding DUF3703 domain-containing protein, translating into MSDGRPATQPKADATGAGVGVRKAIATELALYRRAREACDIGAAWHHLERAHILSQPLMWFHLSSHVEMLKFAISRGDIRETFGQLFRIGLVPFGALMGRLPIGNTGRARVSAFAPMPVPEDLQRYMQADAP; encoded by the coding sequence ATGTCCGATGGCCGTCCAGCAACGCAGCCAAAAGCAGACGCCACTGGCGCAGGCGTTGGCGTGCGAAAGGCGATTGCGACGGAACTGGCACTTTATCGTCGCGCCCGGGAGGCTTGCGACATCGGTGCCGCCTGGCACCATCTGGAACGCGCCCATATCCTTTCCCAGCCACTGATGTGGTTTCACCTGTCGTCGCATGTCGAGATGCTGAAATTCGCTATCTCTCGTGGAGATATTCGTGAGACCTTCGGGCAGTTGTTCCGGATCGGCCTCGTCCCTTTCGGCGCGCTCATGGGTCGCCTGCCCATAGGAAATACGGGCCGTGCGCGTGTGAGTGCCTTCGCTCCCATGCCTGTTCCAGAGGATCTGCAGCGATATATGCAGGCGGATGCGCCATGA
- a CDS encoding efflux RND transporter periplasmic adaptor subunit: MQFFENKNRLMAAVAVGALVLGGGGILIGRSMSAPEAAAPPAAPAEEEEGHVEGQILMDEARAKGAGIVTETIQAGGLGSEILAQGVVASTPEGEAVLTARADGAITRINRRLGDYVQVGDTVAVMESRDAAAIASERSSATARLALARSTYAREKKLFDARITAKQDLEAAAAALAEAEAEARRSQSAASAAKVSGDGRTLAVTSLISGRITKSDAKLGSYVLAGTELFRVSDPRRIQINASVLAADARRINPGDTAVIELLGGETANATVRSATPSLDPESKTATIVLIPEGIGGLTPGQGLRARIKPRGAAGSTLIALPEEAVQTVEGREVVFVKTAKGFQATTVVTGKRGGGRIEIVDGVKPGAVIATKGAFLLKAEIGKGEAEH, from the coding sequence ATGCAATTTTTCGAGAACAAGAATCGCCTCATGGCCGCCGTCGCGGTCGGGGCGCTCGTGCTGGGCGGCGGCGGGATATTGATCGGACGATCGATGTCCGCGCCCGAGGCGGCCGCACCTCCAGCGGCACCCGCCGAAGAAGAAGAAGGTCATGTCGAGGGCCAGATCCTGATGGACGAGGCGCGCGCCAAGGGCGCGGGCATCGTCACCGAGACGATCCAGGCTGGTGGGCTCGGATCTGAGATATTGGCGCAGGGCGTCGTGGCATCGACGCCCGAGGGCGAGGCCGTGCTGACGGCGCGCGCCGATGGCGCGATCACCCGCATCAACAGGCGGCTTGGTGATTATGTTCAAGTGGGTGACACTGTGGCGGTGATGGAAAGCCGCGACGCAGCAGCGATCGCGTCGGAACGCAGTTCGGCAACGGCTCGGCTGGCGCTCGCGCGCTCGACATACGCGCGCGAGAAGAAGCTATTCGATGCGCGTATCACGGCAAAACAGGATCTCGAGGCCGCCGCGGCGGCGCTCGCCGAGGCCGAGGCAGAAGCGCGGCGGTCGCAATCGGCTGCGTCGGCTGCAAAAGTCTCCGGCGATGGCCGCACTCTGGCGGTGACCAGCCTGATCTCGGGGCGGATTACCAAATCGGATGCCAAGCTCGGTTCCTATGTGCTCGCCGGCACCGAATTGTTCCGCGTCTCCGACCCCCGTCGTATCCAAATTAACGCCTCGGTGCTCGCCGCCGATGCACGCCGGATCAATCCCGGAGATACGGCGGTGATCGAATTGCTCGGAGGAGAAACCGCGAATGCGACCGTTCGTTCGGCAACCCCGAGCCTCGATCCCGAGAGCAAGACCGCGACAATCGTTCTGATACCCGAAGGCATCGGTGGCCTGACGCCCGGTCAAGGTCTGCGGGCGCGGATCAAACCGCGCGGTGCAGCCGGTTCGACGCTGATCGCCTTGCCCGAAGAGGCGGTGCAAACCGTCGAGGGACGCGAAGTGGTGTTCGTCAAGACCGCAAAGGGCTTCCAAGCGACCACCGTAGTTACAGGCAAGCGTGGCGGCGGCCGTATCGAGATCGTCGATGGCGTGAAACCGGGCGCGGTGATCGCGACCAAGGGCGCTTTCCTGCTCAAGGCCGAAATCGGCAAGGGCGAGGCGGAGCATTGA
- a CDS encoding efflux RND transporter permease subunit, which translates to MIEKLLDASIRFRWGVVLLTLIISAYGLTQLLKLPIDAVPDITNKQVQINTVEPNLGPLDMERLVTFPVETAMAGIPGLESSRSISRNGFSQVTVIFEDHTDLYFARQQVAERLNQAKGTLPDGAEPQMGPVSTGLGEVLMYTVDFDRSAKAKPAVPGKPGLQPDGSYITPTGEILTDDVAKLGYLRTVQDWVIRPQLRSVSGVAGIDSIGGYEKQFVVQPDATKLASYGISFSELAEALERANISVGANFVERGGEAFLVRADGRIRTLDEIGRATVASRGGVPVMVRDVATVQIGGELRTGSASENGKELVVGTVLMLANGNSRIVASAAAERLKEVAKSMPAGIVVKPVLDRSQLVDATIGTVEKNLAEGALLVAAVLFWLLGNFRAAIIATLVIPISFLIMGTGMNITGTSGNLMSLGALDFGLIVDGSIIIIENCLRRLAERQHHEGRLLSLSERLHEVFEASREMVKPTIYGQAIIFLVFVPLLTFTGVEGKTFSPMAITVLLALAGAFIASLTFVPAMVALLLRGKVAEKEVRAIAWVKTRYEPVLKRVIARPWPWIGAGGGTFAAAILVFGMLGSEFIPVLGEGNLAMQALRIPSTSLNKSQAMQLQVERAVSSLPEVAFIYSKTGTAEVASDPMPPNASDTFIILKPRDAWPEGVKTKDDVIERVEKKLEPLVGNAFEISQPIQLRFNELIAGVRGDIAIKLYGDDLDEMGRAAQQVAAILNTVPGAADVKVEQTAGFPVLDVQFDRDAIARYGLTLQDVSDTVAAALGGREAGIVFEGDRRYDIVVRLDRATRDDLDAVGALPVLLPGEGGARASVPLSELAKFGFSEGLNQVSRENGKRRVVVQANVRGNDLGSFVAEAQEKVNAQVKLPTGSFIEWGGQFENLQAASARLSIVIPIIFAAIFGILFMALGGVRQAIAVYSAIPLALAGGVFSLLLTGLPFSVSAAVGFIVLSGVTVLNGLVVMSSINQRIDEGKPVDVAIGEGVMERVRAVLMTGIVPAIGFVPMALATGTGAEVQKPLAIVVIGGLITSTLLTLFVLPAISHLLLRGRHNKHVAGDYTDVTALGERVFLPGDDTGGKPA; encoded by the coding sequence ATGATCGAAAAACTCCTCGATGCGTCGATACGCTTTCGCTGGGGCGTGGTTCTCCTCACCCTCATCATTTCCGCTTACGGCCTGACGCAGCTCCTCAAGCTGCCGATCGACGCCGTTCCCGACATCACCAACAAGCAAGTCCAGATCAATACCGTCGAGCCCAATCTCGGTCCGCTCGATATGGAACGATTGGTCACTTTCCCCGTCGAAACCGCGATGGCGGGGATCCCGGGCCTCGAAAGCTCGCGCTCGATTTCGCGCAACGGGTTCAGCCAGGTCACGGTAATCTTCGAAGATCACACCGACCTCTATTTCGCGCGCCAACAAGTCGCCGAACGCCTAAACCAGGCAAAGGGAACCTTGCCCGACGGGGCCGAGCCGCAAATGGGCCCGGTGTCGACGGGACTTGGCGAAGTGCTGATGTACACTGTCGATTTCGATCGCAGCGCGAAGGCCAAGCCGGCGGTCCCCGGAAAGCCCGGGCTTCAGCCCGATGGCTCCTATATAACGCCAACCGGCGAGATTTTGACCGACGACGTGGCCAAGCTCGGCTATCTGCGGACCGTGCAGGACTGGGTGATCCGCCCGCAACTGCGATCGGTATCCGGCGTGGCCGGCATCGATTCGATTGGCGGCTATGAAAAGCAATTCGTCGTCCAGCCCGACGCGACCAAATTGGCAAGCTACGGCATCAGCTTCTCGGAACTCGCCGAAGCGCTCGAACGAGCGAATATCTCCGTCGGGGCGAATTTTGTCGAACGCGGCGGCGAGGCGTTTCTCGTGCGCGCCGACGGCCGCATCCGCACGCTCGACGAGATCGGTCGCGCGACCGTGGCGAGCCGCGGCGGCGTTCCGGTCATGGTGCGTGACGTCGCGACTGTTCAGATCGGCGGGGAACTGCGCACCGGGTCCGCCTCGGAAAATGGCAAGGAACTTGTCGTCGGCACCGTCTTGATGCTCGCGAACGGCAATAGCCGGATCGTTGCCTCGGCCGCAGCCGAACGTCTCAAGGAGGTTGCCAAATCAATGCCCGCGGGCATCGTCGTCAAGCCGGTGCTCGACCGTTCACAGCTTGTCGACGCCACCATCGGCACAGTGGAGAAGAATCTCGCCGAAGGCGCGTTGCTCGTGGCAGCCGTCCTGTTCTGGTTGCTCGGAAACTTCCGTGCCGCGATCATCGCGACACTGGTCATCCCCATCTCGTTCCTCATCATGGGAACAGGGATGAACATCACCGGCACGTCGGGGAATCTGATGAGCCTAGGTGCGCTCGATTTCGGGCTTATCGTCGACGGCTCGATCATCATCATCGAAAACTGCCTGAGGCGCCTTGCCGAAAGACAGCATCACGAAGGCAGGCTGCTCTCGCTGAGTGAAAGGTTGCACGAGGTGTTCGAAGCCTCGCGCGAAATGGTGAAGCCGACGATCTACGGGCAGGCAATCATCTTCCTCGTGTTCGTGCCGTTGCTCACCTTCACGGGTGTTGAGGGCAAGACCTTCTCGCCTATGGCAATCACGGTTCTGCTGGCACTGGCCGGTGCTTTCATTGCATCGCTGACCTTCGTCCCCGCGATGGTGGCATTGCTTCTTCGCGGCAAGGTGGCCGAGAAGGAAGTGCGCGCGATCGCGTGGGTGAAGACCCGCTACGAGCCCGTGCTCAAGCGCGTGATCGCGCGGCCTTGGCCTTGGATCGGTGCCGGTGGTGGTACCTTCGCCGCTGCTATCCTGGTGTTCGGCATGCTCGGCAGCGAGTTCATCCCGGTGCTGGGCGAGGGCAATCTCGCGATGCAGGCGCTCCGAATCCCGTCGACATCGTTGAACAAATCTCAGGCGATGCAATTGCAGGTGGAAAGAGCCGTGTCCTCGCTTCCCGAGGTGGCCTTCATCTATTCGAAAACCGGTACGGCGGAGGTCGCCAGCGATCCGATGCCGCCAAACGCATCGGATACCTTCATCATCCTGAAGCCGCGCGATGCTTGGCCCGAAGGGGTGAAGACCAAGGATGATGTGATCGAACGCGTCGAGAAGAAGCTCGAACCGCTCGTGGGCAACGCCTTTGAAATAAGCCAGCCGATCCAGCTTCGCTTCAACGAGCTGATCGCCGGCGTGCGCGGCGACATCGCGATCAAGCTCTATGGGGACGATCTCGATGAAATGGGCCGCGCGGCGCAGCAGGTGGCAGCGATCCTGAACACAGTCCCGGGCGCCGCCGACGTCAAGGTTGAACAGACGGCAGGTTTCCCCGTGCTTGACGTCCAGTTCGATCGCGATGCCATCGCCCGTTACGGTCTGACGTTGCAGGATGTCAGCGATACGGTCGCTGCGGCGCTCGGTGGGCGCGAGGCCGGGATCGTATTCGAAGGCGACCGGCGATACGACATCGTCGTCCGTCTCGACCGCGCGACGCGCGACGATCTCGACGCGGTAGGAGCGCTTCCTGTGCTTCTTCCCGGTGAGGGCGGCGCGCGGGCATCGGTGCCACTCAGCGAACTGGCCAAGTTCGGCTTCTCCGAAGGCTTGAACCAGGTCAGCCGTGAAAACGGCAAGCGACGTGTCGTGGTGCAAGCCAATGTCCGCGGCAACGATCTCGGATCCTTCGTCGCCGAAGCACAGGAGAAGGTGAATGCGCAGGTCAAACTTCCCACTGGAAGCTTCATTGAGTGGGGCGGGCAGTTTGAAAATCTGCAAGCCGCCTCGGCAAGGCTGTCGATCGTCATCCCGATCATCTTTGCTGCCATCTTCGGCATCCTGTTCATGGCATTAGGCGGCGTGCGGCAGGCGATTGCGGTTTATTCCGCAATCCCTCTCGCGCTGGCCGGCGGTGTCTTTTCGCTGTTGCTGACCGGGCTGCCCTTCTCGGTATCGGCGGCGGTCGGCTTCATCGTGCTCTCGGGTGTGACGGTGCTCAATGGGCTCGTCGTGATGTCGAGCATCAACCAGCGCATCGACGAAGGAAAACCGGTCGATGTCGCGATCGGGGAAGGCGTCATGGAACGCGTCCGCGCAGTGCTGATGACGGGCATTGTGCCCGCGATCGGCTTCGTTCCGATGGCGCTCGCCACCGGCACCGGCGCCGAAGTCCAGAAGCCGCTCGCCATCGTGGTGATCGGCGGGTTGATCACCTCGACGCTGCTGACCTTGTTCGTCCTCCCTGCGATCAGCCATCTGCTGCTTCGCGGACGGCATAACAAGCATGTCGCGGGCGACTATACCGACGTGACGGCTCTTGGCGAACGGGTGTTCCTGCCCGGCGACGACACGGGCGGCAAACCGGCATGA
- a CDS encoding DUF305 domain-containing protein, translating to MSEHKAPHVTLDETDGGSPPPSDCSGGRVMKTSILLVGLLLAACSSGKPSANADSAVHGDMQHAAAASSTPAAKAFETAADKMHRDMAVVLTGDADTDFMRSMIPHHEGAVAMAKVALEHGKDPEVREIARSVVAAQEKEITIMRDWLARREKVVPQSPPKTN from the coding sequence ATGAGCGAGCATAAGGCTCCTCATGTCACGCTGGACGAAACCGATGGCGGCTCGCCGCCGCCATCGGATTGTTCGGGAGGAAGAGTGATGAAGACCTCCATATTGCTGGTCGGGCTTTTGCTTGCGGCCTGCTCATCCGGGAAGCCGAGCGCCAACGCGGACAGCGCCGTACACGGCGATATGCAGCATGCGGCTGCAGCCTCGTCGACGCCGGCGGCCAAGGCATTCGAGACGGCCGCGGACAAGATGCACAGGGATATGGCGGTCGTTCTCACAGGCGATGCCGATACCGACTTCATGCGTTCGATGATCCCGCATCATGAGGGCGCCGTGGCAATGGCCAAGGTCGCGCTCGAACATGGCAAGGATCCCGAAGTCCGCGAGATTGCCAGATCCGTGGTCGCAGCGCAGGAGAAGGAAATCACCATCATGCGAGATTGGCTGGCTCGGCGCGAGAAGGTGGTGCCGCAAAGCCCGCCCAAGACGAACTGA
- a CDS encoding SRPBCC family protein, producing the protein MEIPIGRVWRLLVDIERYADWHPTLRFTDRPGDEERVNYIYSPRGTRGPELAAEGRITGLDWLKSFSWQTGIPGILVIEESHRLEKLGQGVEVTHRLVCRGFFSWLGYPFLLRACRVFLTRSNNALEQHFRRSTVRSRYARPSGRRA; encoded by the coding sequence ATGGAGATTCCGATCGGGCGAGTCTGGCGCTTGCTCGTCGATATCGAGCGCTACGCCGACTGGCACCCGACGCTGCGCTTCACCGATCGCCCGGGGGACGAGGAGCGAGTGAACTATATCTATTCGCCGCGCGGCACACGCGGGCCCGAGCTGGCTGCCGAGGGAAGGATTACTGGGCTCGACTGGCTCAAAAGCTTCTCCTGGCAAACGGGGATCCCCGGTATCCTCGTCATCGAGGAAAGTCACCGCCTCGAGAAATTGGGACAAGGCGTCGAAGTGACGCATCGGCTCGTCTGCCGTGGCTTCTTCTCCTGGCTCGGATACCCTTTTTTGCTGCGCGCTTGCCGCGTCTTCCTGACTCGCTCGAACAACGCGCTGGAACAGCATTTCCGTCGCTCGACGGTACGATCCCGATACGCCCGGCCAAGCGGACGGCGCGCATGA
- a CDS encoding TolC family protein codes for MLAMAGQPAFAEPVSLSDALARGQDVSPRIAKAKAELKAAEGRALQAGVRPNPTVSAEVENFSGTGPYRTFRQTETTVAVSQPFELGGKRRARKEVAAAEREFAQIALRRAEADLAYDIIVSHAELRAAEDRAVLARNVLTRAVELARIAETLVDVGRDPPLTKLRADALLAEARAESLRADAQLLSARQELALLIGSDDPDLSAVAQNLPVPPALPADVQSLDERLASAERDAASARVRLAQAEGVPDITASGGVRNFRESKDTAFIVGVSIPLPVFNRNRGNIYAARANGEAAEAQLAQTRLDTRLSRRDAELMLSAATERVLALSGAGLFQANEAARVAEIGYQQGKFTLIELIDAQEALTSANLKLIEAELDRARAVAALGRANAQ; via the coding sequence ATGCTGGCCATGGCAGGTCAACCGGCATTCGCCGAGCCTGTCTCCCTGTCCGATGCGCTCGCGCGCGGGCAGGACGTCTCCCCTCGAATTGCCAAAGCCAAAGCCGAGCTGAAGGCCGCCGAAGGCCGCGCGCTGCAAGCAGGCGTGCGCCCCAACCCCACCGTGTCCGCCGAAGTCGAGAATTTCAGCGGAACCGGCCCCTATCGGACCTTCCGCCAGACCGAGACAACCGTCGCGGTGTCGCAACCGTTCGAACTCGGCGGCAAAAGAAGGGCCCGAAAGGAAGTTGCGGCCGCCGAACGCGAGTTTGCGCAGATCGCCCTGCGGAGGGCCGAAGCGGACCTCGCCTACGACATCATCGTGTCGCATGCCGAGCTCCGCGCCGCTGAAGACCGCGCCGTTTTGGCGCGCAACGTCCTGACACGAGCGGTCGAACTGGCGCGAATCGCCGAGACGCTGGTGGACGTGGGCCGCGATCCGCCGCTGACCAAGCTGCGCGCTGACGCCTTGCTCGCCGAGGCGAGAGCGGAAAGCCTACGGGCCGATGCTCAATTGCTCTCGGCGCGGCAGGAGCTTGCGCTGCTGATCGGGAGCGACGATCCCGACTTGTCGGCGGTCGCGCAGAACCTTCCGGTACCGCCGGCGCTTCCGGCTGACGTACAGAGCCTCGACGAACGGCTTGCGTCGGCGGAGCGCGATGCGGCTTCGGCGCGCGTGCGCCTGGCTCAGGCGGAGGGCGTTCCCGACATCACGGCGTCGGGGGGTGTGCGGAATTTCCGCGAAAGCAAGGACACCGCCTTCATCGTCGGCGTCTCGATCCCGCTGCCAGTGTTCAACCGCAATCGTGGCAACATCTACGCAGCGCGCGCCAATGGCGAAGCGGCCGAAGCACAGCTCGCGCAGACGCGCCTTGATACGCGTCTCTCGCGACGCGATGCGGAGTTGATGCTCTCTGCCGCCACCGAACGGGTGTTGGCCTTGTCGGGAGCAGGCCTGTTCCAGGCGAACGAGGCCGCGCGCGTCGCCGAGATTGGCTACCAGCAAGGCAAGTTCACGCTCATCGAATTGATCGACGCCCAGGAGGCGCTGACCAGCGCCAACCTCAAACTCATCGAAGCCGAGCTCGATCGCGCCCGCGCCGTTGCGGCGCTGGGCCGCGCGAACGCGCAATAG